From Lytechinus pictus isolate F3 Inbred chromosome 6, Lp3.0, whole genome shotgun sequence, the proteins below share one genomic window:
- the LOC129263758 gene encoding large ribosomal subunit protein eL32-like — MAPSVRPLIKPTIVKKKLKHFKRHQCDRYLRVHPSWRRPKGIDNRVRRRFKGQLRMPNVGYGSAKKTRHMLPSGFRKFLVHNVKELEVLMMSNRKFAAEIAHGVSSRKRKSIVERAQQLAIKVTNGNARLRSEENE, encoded by the exons ATGGCTCCATCAGTGAGGCCCCTTATCAAGCCGACCATCGTCAAGAAGAAGCTGAAGCATTTCAAGCGTCATCAGTGCGATCGCTACCTGAGAGTCCAT CCAAGCTGGCGTCGTCCAAAGGGTATTGATAACCGTGTGAGGAGGCGATTCAAGGGTCAGCTTCGTATGCCCAACGTCGGTTATGGAAGCGCCAAGAAGACACGCCATATGCTCCCCTCTGGCTTCCGCAAGTTCCTCGTCCACAATGTTAAG GAACTTGAAGTTCTGATGATGAGCAACAGGAAATTTGCCGCCGAGATCGCCCACGGTGTCTCCTCTCGCAAGCGCAAGTCCATCGTGGAGCGAGCCCAACAGCTCGCTATCAAGGTTACCAACGGCAACGCCAGGCTCCGCAGCGAGGAGAACgaatga